One genomic segment of Fervidobacterium pennivorans includes these proteins:
- the truA gene encoding tRNA pseudouridine(38-40) synthase TruA → MRRVAIEFAYDGTDFFGYQRQNDVRTVQGELEKALERVFKMPIQTYAAGRTDTGVHANGQVAAFDCPNDKLSENDIRNALNANLPKDIYVKKVWFTSENFNPRYEAKRRIYHYYILNSKMNDIFLRRYAWWFPYELDITKMRAGAKYLIGTHDFTAFSKKGEEEIRTERTITAIRIVRLKKNLILVRVEGISYLRGMVRSIVANLVKVGVGSWKPDKILEVLESKDRSKSAGLAPAHGLFLYKVLF, encoded by the coding sequence ATGAGAAGAGTCGCCATAGAATTTGCATACGATGGCACAGACTTTTTTGGCTATCAACGTCAAAATGATGTGAGAACCGTGCAAGGCGAGTTGGAGAAAGCGCTTGAGCGAGTGTTTAAAATGCCCATTCAAACATATGCAGCAGGACGTACAGATACGGGCGTTCATGCGAATGGACAAGTTGCAGCATTTGATTGTCCAAACGATAAGCTTTCAGAAAACGATATCAGAAACGCTTTAAACGCAAATCTGCCAAAAGATATATACGTTAAGAAAGTATGGTTCACAAGTGAAAATTTCAATCCAAGATATGAGGCAAAGCGTAGAATCTATCACTATTACATTTTAAATTCGAAAATGAACGATATATTCCTTAGAAGGTATGCTTGGTGGTTTCCATATGAACTGGATATTACAAAGATGAGAGCTGGTGCTAAATACCTTATAGGGACGCATGATTTTACAGCTTTTAGCAAAAAAGGAGAAGAAGAGATAAGGACCGAAAGAACCATTACCGCTATTAGGATTGTAAGATTGAAGAAAAACCTTATACTAGTGAGGGTTGAAGGTATATCGTATTTACGAGGAATGGTTAGGAGTATTGTTGCGAACCTGGTAAAGGTTGGAGTTGGAAGTTGGAAACCAGACAAGATATTGGAGGTGTTAGAATCAAAAGACCGCTCAAAATCAGCTGGGTTGGCACCTGCGCATGGATTGTTTTTGTACAAGGTGTTGTTTTAG
- a CDS encoding chemotaxis protein CheA: protein MGEYNEYLGVFIDESKEYIQLLNEALLELEKNTTDVEQINRAFRALHTLKGMAGTMGFERLAKLCHRMENYLDAVRSGKVEITSDELDYLFAGLDMIEKMLKAIVEHGSDELDESSEGLVEVFERIAKGEKVEKSSKRIDKSEPGEVKEVKEKTSPETNAKLVTESFTQEVLKDVLEEAAKKGVPAYHIVVNLQEGTQLKSARMYMVFHTLEEIGVEIVHSIPPVEDIENEKFDLTVELIGIGNVPQEKIYEKIMGVSEIKSVIVKPLKIEEKKKETAVGSEAKESEEQSVKEQKRTKITQTVRVDTEKLDTLMNLMGELVIARSRIADILKKYNIKEVDESLAQLSRITLDLQNIVMKVRMVPIEFVFNRFPRVVRDLARNLGKEINFIMEGEETELDRTFVEVIGDPLVHLIRNAIDHGIETKEERIALGKPPIGTVKLSARHEGNNVVIEVEDDGRGLNREKILRKAIEKGLITEEKAAALPDEKVFDFIFLPGFSTKDQVSELSGRGVGMDVVKNTIESLNGSVSIESNPGKGTKVTIRLPLTLAIIQALLVKVNNYVYAIPISIIDSTLIISPEEIKVVQNEEVIVIRGEVIPLIKLWHVFNFPHEETPSEMNVVVVKHGNRKYGLTVDTLIGQEDIVIKSLGKIFSDVKIFSGGATLGDGSIALILDVANIVEMA, encoded by the coding sequence ATGGGAGAGTACAACGAATATCTCGGCGTATTTATCGACGAATCGAAAGAGTACATCCAGCTCTTGAATGAAGCGTTACTAGAACTAGAGAAAAATACAACTGATGTTGAACAGATCAATAGAGCTTTTCGTGCATTGCATACCCTAAAGGGTATGGCTGGAACCATGGGGTTTGAGAGACTTGCAAAATTGTGCCACAGAATGGAAAACTACCTGGATGCCGTAAGAAGCGGGAAGGTTGAAATTACAAGCGATGAACTTGACTATTTGTTTGCAGGTCTCGATATGATTGAAAAGATGTTAAAAGCCATTGTTGAACATGGTTCAGATGAATTAGATGAAAGCAGCGAAGGACTCGTAGAAGTGTTTGAGAGAATTGCGAAAGGTGAAAAGGTGGAGAAAAGCAGTAAAAGAATTGATAAATCCGAGCCTGGAGAGGTTAAAGAAGTGAAGGAAAAAACATCACCGGAAACGAATGCAAAATTAGTTACAGAAAGCTTCACACAAGAGGTTTTAAAAGATGTGTTGGAAGAAGCTGCTAAAAAGGGTGTACCTGCTTATCATATCGTTGTAAATCTTCAAGAAGGCACGCAGCTTAAATCAGCAAGAATGTACATGGTCTTCCACACGCTTGAAGAAATAGGTGTTGAGATAGTTCACTCCATTCCGCCTGTCGAGGATATAGAGAACGAAAAGTTCGATCTAACTGTAGAATTGATAGGCATTGGTAATGTACCGCAGGAAAAGATATACGAAAAGATAATGGGAGTTTCAGAAATTAAAAGTGTAATTGTTAAACCACTCAAGATTGAAGAAAAGAAGAAAGAAACAGCTGTTGGTAGTGAAGCTAAAGAATCCGAAGAGCAAAGTGTAAAAGAACAAAAAAGGACAAAGATTACACAGACTGTGAGGGTTGATACAGAAAAACTCGACACATTGATGAACCTGATGGGAGAACTTGTTATTGCAAGAAGTAGGATAGCAGATATTTTGAAAAAGTACAATATCAAAGAAGTGGACGAATCATTAGCACAACTTAGCAGAATAACCTTGGACTTACAAAACATTGTCATGAAGGTCAGGATGGTTCCTATTGAATTTGTTTTTAACAGATTTCCAAGAGTTGTCAGGGATTTGGCACGAAACTTAGGTAAGGAAATCAATTTTATAATGGAGGGTGAAGAAACAGAACTTGATAGAACGTTTGTTGAAGTTATAGGCGATCCGCTTGTTCACCTTATCAGAAATGCTATCGACCATGGAATAGAGACAAAAGAGGAAAGAATTGCGTTAGGAAAACCTCCGATAGGAACTGTTAAACTATCAGCACGGCACGAGGGAAACAACGTTGTTATTGAAGTCGAAGATGATGGAAGAGGTTTGAATCGTGAGAAAATATTGAGGAAAGCCATTGAGAAAGGTTTAATAACCGAAGAAAAAGCGGCAGCGCTCCCAGATGAAAAGGTTTTTGACTTTATTTTCCTACCAGGTTTTTCAACGAAAGACCAGGTTAGTGAACTCTCTGGTCGAGGCGTTGGAATGGATGTGGTTAAAAACACTATAGAATCTTTGAATGGTTCAGTTTCCATAGAGAGCAATCCCGGAAAGGGAACAAAAGTGACTATACGCTTACCACTCACGTTAGCGATAATCCAAGCATTGCTCGTTAAGGTTAACAATTACGTTTATGCCATCCCTATTTCCATTATTGATAGCACATTAATCATCAGTCCTGAGGAAATAAAAGTTGTTCAAAACGAGGAAGTCATTGTTATCAGGGGAGAGGTTATACCGTTGATAAAGTTGTGGCATGTGTTTAACTTCCCACATGAAGAAACTCCGAGTGAAATGAACGTAGTTGTTGTAAAGCATGGAAATAGAAAATACGGACTTACCGTCGATACGCTTATTGGTCAGGAGGACATAGTTATCAAATCTCTTGGAAAGATTTTCAGCGATGTTAAGATATTCAGTGGTGGAGCTACACTTGGCGACGGAAGCATTGCGTTGATATTGGATGTTGCAAATATCGTTGAGATGGCGTAA
- a CDS encoding sensor domain-containing diguanylate cyclase has translation MTKKTLIFVFSLFLIGSVFLFFSKPFIFSYDIRMIIASLIAMVLAQYIEIPIGEVRFTAKPFLYLFLIPFITPETIMFFSLLTTPLTKKTSWQIRFLRLAFEFLQFSVGIFLFRHAVYDYLSVVYFAVGYFATNIILSFVYITFFTKTKLKQYIGVGFLVFLLGLYASLIVTTLYILPEVKLTYLIFTFLLYTGFLVQLYYTVTAQVWYQELRYEQDEIKREIENLSKIPAVLEEQDTEDVDKVLSDLLEVSCKMIGFSAALLNLFDYKSGRVVRVAKYGIKDEDFEMLKSRQPQIKDTLILMQSRFDSGGVYFIPKGSIDLDQTYIFRPLEYTMLDVNNAWDPDDLFLVPLVYDNKTIGYISFDKPVNGLRPAKREIELSKFFAWQFVQIVKESKYRSFFLSYYPEEATVSELMEEISKAIEMKRTFSFVYLDVDNFDKINLEKGYIFGDEILREIKNSLENEIRNYGLYTNIGDEFMILLWTKSKSDAMILVQKVIENIKEKYPYVSISGAVVKYPVDADNLEGILNKAKTALVAGKKSGGGRIINL, from the coding sequence GTGACCAAAAAAACGTTGATATTTGTATTTTCGTTGTTTTTGATAGGTTCTGTCTTCTTGTTCTTCTCGAAACCCTTTATTTTTAGTTACGACATACGGATGATTATTGCCTCATTGATAGCTATGGTTTTAGCTCAGTATATTGAGATTCCAATAGGTGAAGTTAGATTTACTGCCAAACCTTTTTTGTACCTGTTTTTAATTCCCTTCATCACACCAGAAACAATAATGTTTTTCTCATTGCTCACAACACCTTTGACAAAGAAAACTTCTTGGCAAATAAGGTTTTTAAGATTAGCTTTTGAGTTCTTGCAATTTTCAGTAGGCATCTTCTTGTTCAGACATGCTGTTTATGACTATCTTTCGGTAGTTTATTTCGCTGTCGGTTATTTTGCTACAAACATTATACTCAGTTTCGTGTACATAACTTTTTTTACAAAAACAAAATTAAAACAATATATTGGTGTTGGATTTCTTGTTTTTTTGCTAGGTCTCTACGCTTCACTAATCGTAACTACGCTTTACATTTTGCCAGAAGTGAAGTTGACTTATTTGATTTTTACATTTCTACTCTACACGGGTTTTTTGGTCCAATTGTATTATACAGTAACAGCACAAGTATGGTATCAAGAATTGAGGTATGAGCAAGATGAAATTAAAAGAGAAATTGAAAACCTTTCGAAAATACCAGCCGTTTTAGAAGAGCAAGACACGGAGGATGTAGACAAAGTATTAAGTGACCTACTTGAGGTATCATGTAAAATGATAGGTTTTTCTGCAGCGTTACTGAACTTATTTGATTACAAATCAGGTAGAGTCGTAAGAGTTGCAAAATATGGAATTAAAGACGAAGATTTCGAAATGTTGAAGAGTAGGCAACCGCAGATAAAAGATACACTAATCCTGATGCAGAGCCGTTTCGATTCCGGAGGCGTTTATTTTATTCCGAAAGGCAGTATTGATTTGGACCAAACATATATTTTTAGACCTCTAGAATATACCATGCTCGATGTTAATAATGCGTGGGACCCGGATGATTTGTTCCTTGTGCCATTAGTATACGATAACAAGACAATTGGATACATCAGCTTTGACAAACCTGTCAATGGTTTAAGACCGGCAAAAAGAGAAATCGAACTTTCAAAGTTTTTTGCTTGGCAATTTGTACAAATTGTGAAAGAAAGTAAATATCGAAGCTTTTTCTTAAGTTACTATCCGGAAGAAGCTACAGTCTCAGAATTAATGGAAGAAATCTCGAAAGCCATAGAGATGAAGAGAACTTTCTCCTTTGTGTATTTGGACGTAGATAATTTCGATAAGATTAATCTTGAAAAGGGCTATATTTTTGGAGATGAGATATTACGTGAAATCAAAAACTCATTAGAAAACGAAATAAGAAACTACGGTCTTTATACCAATATAGGTGATGAGTTTATGATTTTGCTGTGGACAAAAAGCAAATCGGACGCGATGATTTTAGTTCAAAAAGTTATTGAAAACATTAAAGAAAAGTACCCCTATGTCAGTATCAGTGGGGCGGTTGTAAAGTATCCAGTTGATGCAGACAATTTGGAAGGAATATTGAATAAGGCAAAAACAGCTTTGGTTGCTGGGAAAAAATCCGGAGGTGGAAGGATTATCAATTTATGA
- a CDS encoding TlyA family RNA methyltransferase: MASENHKERLDVAMVKNGLIESRAKAQQIIKSGKVSVNGQICREPSKLVSPSDNIEVLETLRYVSRAGYKIEGLFKNISRIGDTEIEIRGKVICDIGSSTGGFVDFFIQNGALKVYAVDVNTEQLHPRLRSDERVKLIQKNAKELIFEDLGELVDIVSVDVSFISVRKIKRNILNLLKPGGYGIILIKPQFEVGYSHCGVIKDKSEHVRVLKEVVTDFMKEGFKFVYLDFSRMLGGNGNVEFFAVFQKNLDDSYDKNITDTFLVSKIVEVVNSAWEELG; this comes from the coding sequence ATGGCAAGTGAAAATCACAAAGAAAGATTAGATGTAGCTATGGTCAAAAATGGCCTCATTGAGAGTAGGGCAAAAGCCCAACAAATTATAAAGTCCGGAAAAGTGTCAGTTAATGGGCAGATATGCAGAGAACCGTCCAAATTAGTGAGTCCTTCTGATAATATAGAGGTTTTAGAAACTCTTAGATATGTTAGTCGCGCAGGTTACAAAATCGAAGGGCTGTTTAAAAATATTTCTCGGATAGGAGATACAGAAATAGAAATTCGTGGAAAGGTGATATGTGATATAGGGAGTTCAACAGGTGGTTTTGTTGATTTCTTTATCCAAAACGGTGCTCTAAAAGTTTACGCTGTTGATGTGAATACAGAGCAATTACATCCCAGGTTACGGAGCGATGAAAGAGTGAAACTTATTCAGAAAAATGCGAAAGAATTAATTTTTGAAGACTTGGGAGAACTTGTTGATATTGTTAGCGTAGATGTTTCTTTTATATCCGTCAGAAAAATTAAGAGAAACATTTTGAATTTACTGAAACCTGGAGGATATGGTATAATTTTGATAAAGCCACAATTTGAGGTTGGCTATTCTCATTGCGGAGTGATTAAAGACAAATCAGAGCATGTGAGGGTTTTAAAAGAGGTCGTGACAGATTTTATGAAAGAGGGTTTTAAGTTTGTGTATTTAGATTTTTCCAGGATGCTTGGGGGAAACGGAAACGTTGAATTCTTTGCAGTATTTCAAAAAAATTTAGATGATTCTTACGATAAAAACATTACTGATACTTTTCTGGTTAGCAAGATAGTCGAGGTTGTTAACAGCGCTTGGGAGGAGCTCGGGTGA
- a CDS encoding MFS transporter: MRQGSGKFRFHKNKNEFFLTLEGVFSSFYLVLTQTAIFTAVAIYFGLNEVWLGLAASFPMAFQIFQLFAPAVIEKFPSKKILLAFFNSGRFLWVVLLPFLFIEQRNPKLFIVIFALSQIFAAFAGNIWVSMISDMIPEERRGKYLGLRNFFVSLSTLLVFYLFSVINDNVKIPFNFLLIITATLLGSFLSLLTLLPLEERRAAKTGTINDLKLVLADKNFMKLSKAYFAWNFVVLLAAPFFPYHQLHNLKLPMTYISYASITASVLSMIFYTIWGRLSDEFGHKSVLIAGLSIVSITPAIWILMNERDWILALALDAVLSGVGWAAVNLAFITLPMETASANSPMYFAVFSALGGLGGMIGSLIGGPLARFFNSFDFYIGDFHIYGLQIFFIIESVLRYSVIPLFAKISSRKYVSLPTLFTNVLSVLSGRHVVRIQEGNRSDVIIGRKRISRWW; encoded by the coding sequence ATGAGACAAGGAAGTGGAAAATTCAGGTTTCACAAAAACAAAAATGAATTCTTTTTAACACTTGAGGGAGTTTTTTCTTCGTTTTACCTTGTTCTAACTCAAACAGCAATATTTACAGCGGTAGCTATCTACTTTGGACTCAATGAAGTATGGTTGGGCCTTGCTGCGTCATTTCCTATGGCATTCCAGATATTTCAGCTTTTTGCGCCTGCTGTTATCGAAAAGTTCCCTAGTAAGAAAATACTTTTAGCATTTTTCAACTCAGGACGATTCTTATGGGTAGTACTACTTCCATTTCTGTTTATCGAGCAAAGAAACCCAAAGCTTTTTATTGTTATCTTCGCTTTAAGTCAAATTTTTGCAGCTTTTGCGGGTAATATTTGGGTCAGTATGATTTCAGACATGATACCTGAAGAACGCAGGGGTAAGTACCTTGGCTTAAGAAACTTTTTTGTTTCGCTTTCAACATTATTGGTGTTTTATTTGTTTTCAGTTATAAACGACAATGTCAAAATTCCATTTAACTTTCTATTGATAATTACTGCTACATTGCTTGGAAGTTTCCTGTCGCTCCTTACATTGCTACCTCTTGAGGAAAGAAGAGCAGCAAAAACAGGTACTATTAACGATTTGAAACTTGTCCTTGCGGATAAAAACTTTATGAAATTATCCAAAGCGTATTTTGCTTGGAACTTCGTGGTACTTCTGGCAGCTCCTTTTTTTCCTTACCACCAACTTCACAATCTTAAATTACCCATGACCTACATCAGCTACGCTTCAATAACAGCTTCTGTTTTATCTATGATATTTTACACGATTTGGGGAAGGCTTTCCGATGAATTTGGTCACAAAAGTGTTTTAATTGCTGGGTTATCCATAGTGTCAATAACGCCAGCTATTTGGATTTTGATGAACGAAAGGGATTGGATTTTAGCCTTGGCTTTGGATGCAGTTCTATCAGGTGTAGGTTGGGCAGCAGTGAACCTTGCATTCATAACCCTTCCGATGGAAACGGCGTCTGCAAACTCACCAATGTACTTTGCAGTTTTTTCTGCTCTCGGTGGTTTGGGCGGAATGATTGGCTCTTTGATTGGTGGTCCCTTAGCAAGGTTTTTCAATTCGTTTGATTTCTATATAGGCGATTTCCACATATATGGGCTCCAGATATTTTTCATAATAGAAAGTGTATTGAGATACTCTGTAATCCCGCTATTTGCAAAGATATCGAGCAGAAAATACGTTTCTTTGCCGACGTTGTTTACAAACGTGCTTTCGGTTTTGTCTGGTAGGCACGTTGTGAGAATTCAGGAAGGAAACCGTTCGGATGTTATTATAGGCAGAAAAAGAATAAGCCGTTGGTGGTAA
- a CDS encoding RtcB family protein, producing the protein MSIPGVEKEGKYIYRIKKTGNMRVDAIVLADYETIDEEAIEQLKNVATLPGIVKAAYAMPDIHWGYGFPIGGVAAFDLEDGIISPGGVGFDINCGVRMLVVDGNSDIVKKNLESLIKRIYESVPVGVGETSDLRFSKNDFKKIVEQGVRKVIEMGYGTEEDLLRIEDRGTLEDCDFSDVSEEAYERGKDELGTLGAGNHFIEIQLVEEVYDEEIASVFGIKKGDITILIHTGSRGFGHQIATDYIKYMRDNLKDHNKNLPDKQLINAPFKSEWGQAYYSAMNCAANYAFANRQIITHMIRKAFKSVVGMNVRLVYDVAHNIAKVEEYEIDGRKRKVIVHRKGATRAFGPGNPALPEVFKKTGQPVIIPGSMGTASYILVGTKKAEEITFGSTAHGAGRALGRREATRELSVNHVLKELESKGIKIMAKSKKGIVEEAPEAYKNVDKVVQIVDEIGISLKIAKCTPLGVVKG; encoded by the coding sequence ATGTCCATCCCGGGTGTTGAGAAGGAAGGAAAATATATTTACAGGATTAAAAAAACGGGCAATATGAGGGTTGATGCAATAGTTCTTGCTGATTACGAAACTATCGATGAGGAAGCTATTGAACAACTTAAAAATGTGGCAACATTACCGGGAATTGTGAAAGCAGCATACGCTATGCCTGATATACATTGGGGATACGGCTTTCCTATTGGTGGTGTTGCAGCATTCGATTTAGAAGATGGAATAATAAGCCCCGGCGGGGTTGGTTTTGACATAAATTGCGGTGTCAGAATGCTGGTAGTAGATGGCAATTCCGATATTGTAAAGAAGAACTTGGAAAGTCTCATCAAACGCATCTACGAAAGCGTACCTGTTGGAGTCGGTGAAACAAGCGATTTAAGGTTTTCAAAAAACGACTTTAAAAAGATCGTAGAGCAAGGAGTCAGGAAAGTTATTGAAATGGGCTATGGAACAGAAGAAGATTTGTTGCGAATAGAAGACAGAGGAACATTAGAAGACTGCGACTTTTCTGATGTTAGTGAAGAAGCGTATGAGAGAGGGAAAGATGAACTAGGAACACTTGGTGCAGGAAACCATTTCATTGAGATACAACTAGTAGAAGAAGTATATGATGAGGAAATCGCATCTGTGTTTGGTATTAAAAAGGGAGATATAACGATACTTATACATACCGGTAGCAGAGGCTTTGGACACCAGATAGCAACCGATTACATAAAATACATGAGAGACAATCTCAAAGACCACAACAAGAATCTACCAGACAAACAGCTTATCAATGCGCCCTTTAAAAGCGAGTGGGGACAAGCATATTACAGCGCGATGAACTGCGCAGCAAACTATGCATTTGCAAATAGGCAAATCATAACTCACATGATTAGGAAAGCGTTCAAAAGTGTGGTTGGAATGAATGTCAGACTTGTATATGACGTGGCACACAACATTGCAAAAGTGGAGGAATACGAAATCGACGGAAGAAAAAGAAAAGTGATTGTTCACAGAAAGGGTGCAACACGAGCATTTGGGCCTGGGAACCCAGCCTTGCCAGAAGTTTTCAAAAAGACTGGGCAACCGGTCATTATACCCGGGAGTATGGGGACAGCGTCTTACATACTTGTTGGAACCAAGAAAGCCGAAGAGATAACCTTTGGCTCAACAGCTCACGGTGCAGGTAGAGCGCTTGGAAGAAGGGAAGCGACAAGAGAATTATCGGTGAACCACGTTCTGAAAGAACTTGAATCAAAGGGCATCAAAATCATGGCGAAGTCCAAAAAAGGTATAGTGGAAGAAGCACCGGAGGCTTACAAAAACGTTGACAAAGTGGTTCAAATTGTCGATGAAATTGGAATCTCTTTGAAAATAGCCAAGTGTACTCCACTTGGAGTGGTTAAAGGATGA
- a CDS encoding type III PLP-dependent enzyme produces MEKLRQIAEIYGTPVLVMDLNVVKQNYMNLVNNIRNCKVYYAVKANSHVEIVKLLRDLGSHFDVASRGEIEKLLSLGVEPYRMSFGNTIKKLEDIKFAYDHGIRMFAVDSEMELEKIAMVAPGSDIYVRISTNGMEDDADWPLTRKFGTSVSHAIELVKYSKTLGLNPIGLSFHVGSQNYNPENWRTAIREASVVFEEAKQFGINMSMINTGGGMPVRYVKDIPTVEQIAKVINEAVEEYLGDNITVIVEPGRSMVGNAGIMITKVILRSKKSEENWLYLDAGVFHGLTETIQNIRYRITVDGKEDEELDTFVLAGPTCDSVDVMYYDAQLPKSTTLGDIVYFHTAGAYTTEYGTNFNGIDSPKIVVVNGILSDEEFEAKIPEIVEVESETSKE; encoded by the coding sequence ATGGAAAAACTCAGACAAATTGCGGAGATTTATGGAACACCTGTTTTAGTGATGGACTTGAACGTGGTAAAGCAAAATTACATGAACTTAGTTAATAATATTAGAAATTGTAAGGTCTACTACGCCGTCAAAGCAAATTCTCATGTCGAAATTGTAAAGCTTCTGAGAGATTTAGGAAGCCATTTTGATGTGGCATCACGTGGTGAAATCGAAAAATTACTTTCACTTGGTGTGGAACCATACAGAATGAGTTTCGGAAACACAATTAAAAAGTTAGAAGATATAAAATTTGCATACGACCATGGCATCAGGATGTTTGCTGTAGATTCCGAAATGGAACTAGAGAAGATAGCCATGGTTGCTCCTGGCTCAGATATCTACGTTAGAATTAGTACAAACGGCATGGAAGATGATGCTGATTGGCCGCTTACAAGAAAGTTTGGAACAAGCGTAAGCCACGCCATCGAACTCGTAAAGTACTCTAAAACATTGGGGTTGAACCCCATAGGATTGAGTTTCCACGTTGGTTCTCAAAACTACAACCCTGAGAACTGGAGAACGGCCATAAGGGAAGCTTCCGTTGTTTTCGAAGAGGCAAAGCAATTTGGTATCAACATGTCCATGATTAACACAGGTGGCGGGATGCCTGTCAGATACGTCAAGGACATACCAACAGTCGAGCAGATTGCAAAAGTGATTAACGAAGCTGTGGAAGAATACCTGGGTGATAATATAACCGTTATAGTAGAACCTGGCAGGTCAATGGTAGGAAATGCAGGCATCATGATTACAAAAGTTATCTTGAGAAGTAAAAAAAGTGAGGAGAACTGGTTGTACCTTGATGCAGGTGTGTTCCACGGCTTGACAGAAACAATTCAAAACATACGCTACCGAATAACTGTTGATGGTAAAGAAGATGAAGAGCTCGATACTTTTGTCCTCGCTGGACCTACATGCGATAGTGTTGATGTAATGTACTATGATGCTCAATTACCAAAAAGCACAACGCTTGGAGATATTGTATACTTCCACACAGCAGGTGCTTACACTACCGAGTATGGAACAAACTTCAATGGTATTGATTCACCAAAGATAGTGGTTGTAAACGGTATTTTATCAGATGAGGAATTTGAGGCAAAAATTCCTGAAATTGTAGAAGTCGAAAGTGAAACTTCAAAAGAGTAA